From Flaviflexus ciconiae:
ACCGAACCGAGTAGGGCAGCGTGGTGAGGCGTTCCTCGGTCTTCATCTGACGGACCATCGCCAGCGCCTCACGTTCGTAGTCCGCTGCTTCCCGCACTGCTAGGACGGTTGCGATAAAAGCTTCGGGATTGGTCCCGCGCGGGGGCGGGGGAGCGACGAACATTTCCAGTCCGGCCGCTAGATCCCGAGCCCGAGAGATTCTTGCGTCTTCGGTCATTGGTTTCGCGGAGCGGAGGAAGTCCCGGGAAGCGATGGAAAGATGACCGGGGACGGGACTGATTGTTGCCACCTGGGCCCAGCGGGCCAGTGACGGATCGACGGAATGAGGTTCCGGCCCCCTGTATCGCCTCGGCCATGACACCACGATGGTGCCTGCGAGCAGGTCACCGGAGCGCTGACCCTTGGACGTCAGAAGAATGCTTGAGATGCCAAGGACGCCGAGGGACAGGTGGATATCGAAAAGTCCCGCAACGGAACGAGTGAGCGCATGCCTCATCCCAATAGTTCCCCCGTCGTACCGTACGGTCCGTGAACCGGTCATGACCCTGCCGAGCGAACTGCCCTTTGTTGCGTACTGGACGGCGAACGGGATGAGGACAGCCCACACCATGAGATACGTCGTCAACCACGTGATGATCTGGGCCGCGTTCGACGGCTCCCACACTCGTAGCGTCAGGTAGATAGCGAGACCGGTGACACCTGTATAGAGCGTCGTGTCGATAACTGCCGACATGATCCGCGTACCCAGGGAAACTGTGGGCAGGACAAGGCCCACGCCTTCGCCTGTCACGATATCGGTGCGACTATCGGCAACCTCGATTGCCCGGCCGACCTGGTACCGCTCCTCGGTATCCTTCGTCATGCCACCACAGTACCGACAAAATAAACAATCGTGCGCGGCAGAACTCCCCGCGCACACAGCTTTCTCGCATGCGAGACTTGTGGCATGGACGCTCATGCCTTCGCTCTTGCGCACCGCCCCGAATGGGAGCGGCTCCGCGAACTGTCCAGACGCAAGACCCTAACCGGGCCCGAATCAGATGAGTTCATCCGCCTCTATCAGCGGTCCGCCACCCACCTCGCCATGCTCCGCACCGAGAGCCCCGACCCGAACGTTGTCCTGCGGCTTTCCCAGGTCCTCTCGCGGGCGCGTGCCACCATGACGGGCACGAGAACGGTCAATCGAAACTCCGTCGCCCAGTTCTTCCGGGCCACCCTGCCACTCGCCCTTTACCGGGTGCGGTGGTGGACCGTGTGGGTCATGATCGCCTTCCTCGTTATCGCAACCTCCACGGCAATCTACACCGCCACCAACCCGGAGGTCCTCTCGGCGCTTGGAACCGAAGCGGAACTCGAGCACTACGCCAATGTTGCCTTTGCCTCCTACTATTCCGAGTACCCATCGGCGGACTTTGCCGGACAGGTCTGGTCAAACAATGCGCGAATCGCCGTCCAATCCATTGCCGGGGGAATCACCGGATTCGTGCCCGCCCTCGTCATCTACGAAAACGCCGCGGGAATAGGCTCATCCGCCGCAATCATGCACTCCCAGGGCGGACTTGACGTCTTCTTCAAACTGATTCTTCCCCACGGCCTCCTCGAACTCACCGCGATCTTCATTGCCGCCGGAGCCGGGTTCTCACTGTTTTGGGCGATGGTGTCACCGGGCTATCGAACGCGATCGCAGGCGCTCGCGGAAGAGGGGAGAATCACCGTGATTGTTGCGGCCGGTCTTGTTATTGTCCTCGCGATCTCCGGCATCATCGAAGGCTTCGTCACGCCCTCGGGGCTACATTGGACAGTCAAGGTCTTCATCGGCGCACTGGCACTGGCCGGATACTGGGCGTACACAATCGCGGGTGGACGGTGGGCCTTAAGCCAGGGCTATTCAGCCGATATTGATGAAGACGAAGCGGGCTACAGCGCACCGGTGGCGGTGCAGAAGGCATAGCAGGCACGTTGCAAGTCGGGCACGGTAACGGAACTGGAATCGGGATGATCGGGCGGGACCGAACGCGCTGCTTGAGCTCCCCTGCTTCACCTCCGGTCAAAGCTCTAGAGCCTGCCGGCTTCCTTCAAGGCCAGGTACGTGTCGGCCACCTTGGCGGGCAGATCGTCCGGGGGAGCGGTGACAACAACGGCACCCAGGCGAGACAGATGGTCGGAGAGGGCTCTCTCGTCGAGGAGAGCACGGTGTGCTGCCGCCGCCTCGTAGGCTCCCTGCGACGTTCCATCGGTCTGCGTCATACTCACGATCACCGGGTCGGTTGCGACTGCGACGATGATGGTGTGGCGGTGGAGGAGGCTGATTGCCTCGAGCAGACCGCCGGGCACCGTTCCCGAGTCGAGGGCGGTGGTGATGACAACGAGAGACTTGGCGTTGACCGTCTTGCGAATGTTGCCGGCCACGTCCGCCCAATCCGTTTGGGCAAGCGATGGTTGAACATCGGCGAGAGCCGCCGCCACCGTGTGGATGGTGGATCGACGTGCCGGATCAACGCGAGCCTTGAGAGTGTCGTCGTGGACGAGAACGTGGAGGAGGTCGCCGGACTTCTCGGCAAGGGCCGCAAGAAGAAGCGTGGTTTCGATCGATGAGTCGATCCGTGGTTCCTCACCGATACGGATCGAGGAGGACCTGCCGCAGTCCAGAACCGAGACGATCCGTCGATCGCGCTCGGGCCGCCACGTCTTCACGAGCGTTTGACCCCGCCGGGCGGTGGACCGCCAGTCAATCGATCGAACGTCGTCGCCACGCACGTATTCGCGTAGCGAATCGAATTCGGTT
This genomic window contains:
- a CDS encoding RDD family protein — translated: MTKDTEERYQVGRAIEVADSRTDIVTGEGVGLVLPTVSLGTRIMSAVIDTTLYTGVTGLAIYLTLRVWEPSNAAQIITWLTTYLMVWAVLIPFAVQYATKGSSLGRVMTGSRTVRYDGGTIGMRHALTRSVAGLFDIHLSLGVLGISSILLTSKGQRSGDLLAGTIVVSWPRRYRGPEPHSVDPSLARWAQVATISPVPGHLSIASRDFLRSAKPMTEDARISRARDLAAGLEMFVAPPPPRGTNPEAFIATVLAVREAADYEREALAMVRQMKTEERLTTLPYSVR
- a CDS encoding stage II sporulation protein M; amino-acid sequence: MDAHAFALAHRPEWERLRELSRRKTLTGPESDEFIRLYQRSATHLAMLRTESPDPNVVLRLSQVLSRARATMTGTRTVNRNSVAQFFRATLPLALYRVRWWTVWVMIAFLVIATSTAIYTATNPEVLSALGTEAELEHYANVAFASYYSEYPSADFAGQVWSNNARIAVQSIAGGITGFVPALVIYENAAGIGSSAAIMHSQGGLDVFFKLILPHGLLELTAIFIAAGAGFSLFWAMVSPGYRTRSQALAEEGRITVIVAAGLVIVLAISGIIEGFVTPSGLHWTVKVFIGALALAGYWAYTIAGGRWALSQGYSADIDEDEAGYSAPVAVQKA
- a CDS encoding DUF58 domain-containing protein yields the protein MVMPAFKARRFLPSRIARLKEMEGKSLLLVSGEGTEFDSLREYVRGDDVRSIDWRSTARRGQTLVKTWRPERDRRIVSVLDCGRSSSIRIGEEPRIDSSIETTLLLAALAEKSGDLLHVLVHDDTLKARVDPARRSTIHTVAAALADVQPSLAQTDWADVAGNIRKTVNAKSLVVITTALDSGTVPGGLLEAISLLHRHTIIVAVATDPVIVSMTQTDGTSQGAYEAAAAHRALLDERALSDHLSRLGAVVVTAPPDDLPAKVADTYLALKEAGRL